One window of Ziziphus jujuba cultivar Dongzao chromosome 5, ASM3175591v1 genomic DNA carries:
- the LOC107434583 gene encoding ACT domain-containing protein ACR2 — protein sequence MKKVCWPYFDPEFDKLPERINGPTCRVCIDNESLEDCTVVKVDSVNKQGLLLEVVQILTDTNLTICKSYISSDAGWFMDVFHVKDERGNKLKDQNVINYIQQAIGTTRGPRNSAKAKAYASKVFKYENTSEHTAIEMAGTDRPGLFSEISAALADLHCDIVEAHAWSHNTHLACVAYISDQSTHTPIQDPNRLASIEDHLTTVLRATTTASRGPTGSLANQGKEAKTKGLLRGDQGTMTNVERRLHQLMLSVRDFDGPSSSSSSSSSSSSSSLPSTSPRTPLGLESQEEGRKTMVWIESCEEKGYSMVSIECKDRRRLMFDTVCTLTDMQYVIFHASISSHDDYAFQEYFIRHVDGHALNTESEKERVIKCLEAAIERRVCEGIRVEFSAENRVGLLSDITRVLRENGLAVVRADVATQGEKVVNAFYVRDISGNEVDMEIVESSMKKEMGPNIPIVFHVKNDSHGSSSPERSRFSLGDMLKSQIERISHNFVTMVLMM from the exons ATGAAGAAAGTTTGTTGGCCTTATTTTGATCCTGAATTTGATAAGCTCCCAGAGAGGATAAATGGTCCCAC CTGTAGAGTTTGCATCGACAACGAGAGCCTCGAAGATTGCACAGTAGTCAAG GTTGACAGCGTGAACAAGCAGGGACTTCTCTTGGAAGTAGTGCAAATATTAACAGACACGAACCTCACTATTTGCAAGAGCTACATTTCTTCTGATGCTGGATGGTTCATGGATG TATTTCATGTTAAAGATGAGCGTGGCAACAAGCTTAAAGACCAGAACGTCATTAACTATATCCAGCAG GCCATAGGAACAACCAGAGGGCCCCGCAACTCAGCAAAGGCGAAAGCATATGCCAGTAaagttttcaaatatgaaaACACTAGCGAACATACCGCCATTGAAATGGCCGGAACAGACAGGCCCGGTCTATTCTCAGAGATTTCCGCAGCCCTTGCCGACCTCCATTGCGACATCGTCGAAGCTCATGCATGGAGCCACAACACCCATCTCGCTTGTGTCGCTTACATCTCCGATCAATCCACACACACCCCTATCCAAGACCCCAACCGCCTCGCCTCCATCGAAGACCACCTCACCACCGTCCTCCGAGCGACCACCACCGCCAGCCGCGGCCCAACTGGCTCCTTGGCCAACCAAGGCAAAGAGGCCAAAACCAAAGGCCTTCTCAGAGGAGATCAAGGCACCATGACCAATGTCGAAAGGAGGTTGCATCAGCTCATGCTTTCCGTCCGGGACTTCGATGGaccgtcgtcgtcgtcgtcgtcatcatcgtcatcatcgtcatcatcctTGCCGTCGACTTCTCCGAGGACGCCATTGGGATTGGAAAGCCAagaggaaggaaggaagacTATGGTGTGGATAGAGAGCTGTGAAGAGAAGGGTTATTCCATGGTGAGTATAGAATGTAAGGATCGGCGGAGGCTCATGTTCGATACTGTTTGCACTCTCACTGACATGCAGTATGTCATCTTCCATGCTTCCATATCCTCCCATGATGACTATGCTTTCCAG GAATATTTCATACGGCATGTAGACGGGCATGCCTTGAACACAGAGAGCGAGAAGGAAAGAGTTATAAAGTGCTTAGAGGCAGCCATTGAACGTCGAGTTTGCGAG GGAATTCGAGTTGAATTCAGTGCAGAGAACAGGGTAGGTTTGCTTTCGGACATAACAAGGGTTCTGAGAGAGAACGGTTTGGCGGTGGTTCGAGCCGACGTGGCAACTCAGGGAGAGAAAGTAGTAAATGCATTCTACGTGAGGGACATTTCTGGGAATGAAGTGGACATGGAAATCGTAGAGTCTTCGATGAAGAAAGAAATGGGTCCCAATATTCCGATCGTCTTTCATGTGAAGAATGACAGCCATGGATCCAGCTCGCCTGAGAGGTCCCGTTTCTCTCTCGGAGACATGCTCAAATCTCAGATTGAACGAATCTCTCACAACTTTGTTACAATGGTACTCATGATGTAG